From the Telopea speciosissima isolate NSW1024214 ecotype Mountain lineage chromosome 9, Tspe_v1, whole genome shotgun sequence genome, the window CTGTATCTTAGTTTTGGGGCGCTGTTCCCTGTGCCGtagcgcagcctgcacccaggcacatggggtgggcgcaatgaccaccctgcccctctgCACAGGCTGCTCATATGCCTAGGCGCAGGTTGCGCTGCGGcgcagagaacattctccctttagtttttgtttttttttggggtgggggggggggggtgaggaaGAAATGCCATAAAGACTAAAGgagtgttgttctctgtgccacagcatagtctgtgcccaggcacatggggatgggtgcaatgaccaccctgccccctgcacaggctgcccatgtgcctgggcgcaagttgcgctgcggcacagagaacattcgtccAAGACTTAATTAACACATCACCCATTACAAACAAAggcatcaaaccctaaattggAGAAGGAAATTACTTTATGGAATAAGGAATGCCACTCGGTGGCACAGTGCGGTGtgtacctgtgcccagacatagtTGTAGACGAAATGAACGGCGCACCCCCTAGAAAGGTGAAAAGGATCAGGGATGTAAAGGTCATTTTGCACGTggatgtgtctaggcgcaggtaTATGACATGCTGTGCAACCGGGTGGATTTTTTTCTCCCTTGATTTATTGTCCAAATTCCAAATATACCCCCttagaaagggagaaaaaatgcTACCTGGGTGTGTGTGGTGTGCTGCCCTTGCGCTAGATACAATGGCATACGAAATGACTGTCACGCTCCCAAGGAAAGGCAAAAATTTATAGGAAAATGATGATTATTTCACCCGTCACTATTTCTAAGCGCAACGGCGGCACACCGTCTGCACccaagtagcgttctctttccaaaaaaataataatggagCAGTAACATTTATACCTCGAGGAGCATGAACAATGCGAGGTTtagaaattttttgaaaacgcCCACAACAATAAACTAAAATGGATCCAATTTTTGGAAACAAACCCTCTCCcgcacatccaacggctgggctggCATGATGCGTACCCCAGCACACATCGTGCACATCATGCCAGCCCAGTCATTGGATGCGCACTAGAGAGGCACCCTCACGGGAGAAGATCTGAATCCCCAATTTTCCAAGAGTTAATAGTTTGAGACCTCTTCAAAGCATTGATCACTGATAATAAATCACCTTAAATATAACAAAATCAAGATGTTCACATGAATAACGATGCTCCTCCAACCATTGTTCTAAGTATCACTATCATATTGGTCAATATgcatcaatatcaatatcacCAGAGTAAAAATACTAATAAGACACTAATACAGATCCATCGATGTATCAAACGATGATATTtagactgtgtttggtatgtattcttggaatgtattctaggtagattttgtatttttgaatGATAATAACAACTATTTTTATGCATACCAAACCCAACCTTAGTACTCAAATAGGACCAATATGTATTGGTATCCACTGAGACTGACTGATCcaagcatggaagaagaactcgatcgaaacctgtcgaaccaccgagttaacttggTTTCCCAGattttcgagacgagttgagGGGGGAATTTATAAAATCCATGGTTTCAACCAAAACTCGATGGTTTCAATCAGTTTCGACACTTATGTCCATTGAAACTTGGGGAAACTTGGCTTGAAACTAGGGCAGACAAGTATATATGCCAAAAACTATGATAGACTCttggacagacacttatttatgcctaacgagttgaagggggaatTTATAAAATCCATGTTTTCAATCGaaattcgatggtttcgaccaatttcgaccatatttcggtagtTTCGACACTTATGTCCATCGAAACTTGGGAAAACTTGGCTCAAAACTAGGACGGAcaagtaaatgttttttttatgtgtttcatttacttaagatattattcataaataaacaaataccccctatttgaattcagtaaaaataattaaaaaatcatatTCCAAAAGGACAAAAGTCAACCTcccagttcaaaaacaaaaattggattttctaCGGTAattgcaattttcaactttctaatgctaggggttttctcaaatctaaaaattccatagaTCTAAATAgggtaaaacattactaaaaaccaaaagtgcagtaaaatattcatttgttttgatatccaaaaaaatattttcattcagagcgattttgacaacattagcgcacaccaaattaactttgactggtacataactcctttaatataaattagatttaaacaatcttggatttgtttgaaacctttattggaaagctttcaaacaaatccaagattgtttaaatctgattcatattgaaggagttatgttccggtcaaaccttattcgatatcatgtccaagaacaatatacattatcaaacttggatcaaaatcacaagtattatttttagtgttctctatgtgaaactaatgcatggattggatttactatgtcaaaaataggcagtaaaacaaaaattaaggcaaaaaaaaataacttttgggccttgaaaccaaggttcgagttagcctggagaaagtcccaggtttcgacagagatatggtcgaaaccgagacgaactcgatTTCTGACTGATCTAAAcgtagtcgaaacccgagttttagaaccttggatcCAAGTACCGATACCCTAAAACCGTCCCTCCAATAAAACCGGTGTTGTTAAAGTTATCTTTGTAAGGTTAAGAACACGAATATTAGAAATTTGATAACAAAATCAGTGTCGTTAAAATCTGTTTCAACCCTTCTATTCCCACTAATATTAGAAATTTGATAACAGCTGGTGTAAGACTCAAGGAAGTTCTTCAACACGGAAAATACTTGGGTCTTCCCTCAGAATTTGGGAAAACCAAGAAATTCTTTTTATAATATTGTTGAAAGATTCAATGCTAAGTTAGCTGGGTGGAACTTGGAAGAGGCAACTTCTTTCTCATGCTGGGAAAGAAGTGCTCATAAAAGCCGTTGCCACTTGTATGTGTGCATTCCTATGCAAAGTCTATGTTTATAGGACCTTTATTCGCTGTTGTAACTGGAGTGTTGCTGTGCGCATGGTGTGGTGCAGTAGCGGCCATGTGCACACAGTGGGGTCCGTTATGCACACATGGCCACTGCTATGCCTCACGATGCGCACAACAGCGTTCTAGTTacaacagcggataaaaattcatgtttATCCTGCCCTTGTCTATTTGTAAACTTTGAATAAGGCCATTCAGAATTTTAGGTGGTAGGATAAATCCAACAAAGAGGTTTCTTCGATGAAGTGGGCTAAGCTCTGCCAAAGTAAAAGCCTAGGGGGCCTTGGCTTTAGGGATTTCTGTAGCTTTAATTGGCCATGATTGCTAGGTAATGTTGGCGTTCACTTGAGAACCGTAAGGGCCCGTTTGTTTGCCTGATAAAAGTGGGATAGGCAAAAAAAGGTGGAAAAAGTGTACTATTTCCCCACAAAATACTAAGGATGTGTGTATTTGGATACATGGGATGAGAAACTTCCAGACAAGCTCATTAAACGCATTTATTCTTGTCTGGTGAGGTGGCATCCCTCTTTTTCCCACCCCATTCACTTTCAAAATCCTACCAATTTTGGTAGGACTTTGGCActattcatgaaaaaattacttttaagtctgtctctctcctcttcctatttcctttctttcccatgGAATCCCATCCCATATCCAATTCCTCTCTCATccattatttcctttcttttcctttcctttcctttccttgtcaacccaacccacatgtgggacccatcctcccaagtttcccaccccttttCATCCAGCAAACAAATAGAGCCTATTACTTTATGGGTTAAGGTCTTGAACGGGAAGTACTTTCCTTCATCAGAGttccttaacactccccctaaGAAATCTTGTTCATGGGCTTGGCACAACCTACTGAAAGGGCGTGAATTACTTTGGAAAGGCCTTCGTAGATGTATTGGTGATGCTTGGATACCCTCTCTTCACAATGGGAAAATTGCTAGTCAATCCTTAGAtgcaattttgaaaatttcaatttGTACTACTCCAAGGTTTGATTCTTGGGTATGGGATCTTACTGGGAATGGAGTGTTTACAGTTCATTGCACTAGACCATAACCCCAAGAACCAGATTTATAGCTCTCAAGATGGTTCTATCTGGAAATCTATTTTGAAGCTGAAGGTATTACCCAAAATAAAGCACTTCTTGTGGAGATGTTGTTCCGACTCCATTGCAGTCAAGCACTTGTTGTTTGTTCGAAACATCGGTCCTGACCCTACTTGCCCAACCTGTTGGAATAGTGAAGAATCTGTAACTAATGCATTTTTTCACTATGATTTTGATTTGGCATGCTGGAAAGATTCTCCTTTTAACATTGATGCTCAAGCCTTATCAGGTTCCATGGCTGATATTTTACAATAATTCCTTAATATGTCCACTGCTTTCTTAGATCCAGATGATGCTGTTCTTCAATGGGTAATGCTGGTATGGTGCATTTGCAAAGCTCGCAATGGATTTCTCTTTAATCGTTTTGTTGAAGAAGCTAGGATTGGCCTTGCTAGTAATGAAATCACCTCTCATCCTCCAGTTGCTATCTCTTCCATCAACCTTAGGATTCTTGTTGGGCATTTGCTCATCCACACGGATGGAGCTTGGAAGAAAGGCTGCTTGGATGAAGGTCGTGGAATCGTGATCTATGATCATGAGAAGGCTTTTGTTGCTGCAAAATGCAAGACTGGCTGTAGTTTAACTCCAGTCGCTATGGAGGTTGAGGCTATTAGAGACGGTTTACTCTTGGCAAGAAGTTTGGGTATGCGCCACATGTTGGGTGTATTCTATAACCCttttatatgttttaatataagtctacttgaataaggaataAGGCTGTGGTGGCCCTACTAGATAGTGCTCATCTAACTTAAAACCTTAATCTTTCCtttaaatactagctggagacAACAACTTGCATTATTCCAAAAACTTGATATGAAaggtgtattgctttaagcaaccttatgcttataccctaaaccctaacaccaCATTCTTCTATTATCTGACTCCTTGAGTGTAATATCTTGTTTAAGCAAATCTGCTGCTGCACCGGATTACTTTCGGTTCATTCCTAGGAATATAAATAGGGAAGCCATATTCTAACTAAAGGGACTGCAATTTTGAAGTTCTCTAAGGTATGGTGGATACACCCACCTCCTTTTCTTGTAAATCAGGTGTTACTCCACCTTCTCttgaccaaaacaaaaaagggttAAGAACACCATATATTGACAATTGTGATCATAATGAGGAAAATAATAGTAATGGTAGAAATTAAGCAAAAGAAATTTAGAGTTAATTTCCATTTTTGAAGGTGGGGTTAATATACAGGGCATTCCTCTCAAGTAAAAGAATAAAGAACTGATAGATTTCTATTGTATTAAATCTAAAATCACAAATAAGAAACcggacaaaagaagaaaagataaagaaaaagaaaaagggaagctTTGTTCATTTACACAAGGAAATTTATCCACCCTCTTGTTGTGTCTTTCTTTTTGCCCTGTCTGAGTGAACATCCCTAAAACGCAAAAAGGAATTCACCAACCGTTTTGCTAGCTTTGAAGGGTTCCCATCTTTTCTGCTCTTCTTCTGTTCACAAAGTCTGAAACTGAAAGTGCATAGAGTTCATCTCTACCAATGTTACTAGATTAGTGTAATAACCCTTGGCTATTGGGGGTAGTCTCCATTTCAGTTACTGTTGTAGAAAAGGAAGGCTTAGATGCTCTGGAACCCCTCGATGAAGAAACTGACTTGGGAGACGACGTCGActtcgtcttcttccttttgTGTTTCTTCGGTGCCTTTGGAAGGTCTTTTGGTGCTGCATCATTGAACATCTCAGATGATGGTTGCCGCACCATTGACTGATCAAAAtctgtcacacacacacatcaaaaCTAAAACATGAGACTCTACAAAGTTCCTTCTTTAGATTATATTATCTCTACAAACTCTTATGATCATTAATTCAGCATACAAGCTTGATTCAGTTCTCTACTTCTCTCTACTTAAGGTCATCCAATATAACATGACTCGGATGTTAGGGTCTAGGGTTTAAGCactggttgcttaaagcattataCCCTGTGTATCAAATTTGAAATACCCAGGCTGCTGCCTCCAATTAGTATTTATAAGGAAACTAGGATttaacatatgaagggatattaccataatacccttacatcGGATACATGGTTGGCCTTCGAAATAATTCTCGATATCTAAGATGATATTGATTACGAGACCGGATCACCTGCAAGTGATGTCACAATTCCAACATTGGATGATAAatacatggtctagattagccacatgtcaaatttcatagccTAATCCAATCAAATACCTTCTTATGCGTTGGTAATTGGTATGCATCTTCATGTCCATTCACGCCTGTAATACTCTCGCAATTACTATACACTCTCCCATAATCCTAACTTTTCAAAGCTCAATTTTGCCACTAGGCAAACTCAgattgggttgaaacttgacatgtgagtagaCGACCTACGTATCTACTTGCCATCGAAACTTGAGCCCTGTCAAATTTGCCACTTGGAAGATTTTTAGGACCATTTAAGTAAGGCTTCCTAAATGGACCATATAGGAAAACTTTGCCCTTCTATGTTGCTGGAGAACAGCAGAACCTACCAAGGCCCTCATCACTCTGGCAAAGTGAAGGAAGGCTTAGGCTGTCAAAGGATCAAATGCTGAGCATTTTTAGGTTTCCTTTACATTTCTGATAATGGATTATGGGGTTTTCCAAAAGTGGCAATGGGAGTTCACTTTTGTAAAGAAATGGGGATTCCTCTAATTCTTTTAGGAGGAGAGAACATGCGTGTCTCTCGAGGGGACCAGAAACCAAACCTCCCTGTACAGCAAAGAATCTCCAGACATTCCTAGTTTGCAAAACTAACCCTCAAGAATAAGGAACCAGAGGCTGCCATCAATAATGAATAATCTATAATAAATTTCCTTTGGATTCCAATCGAAGGGTTGGAATcttgtgatgatgatgatggaagACGATGAACAAGTCAAGGAAGACAGAGATATACCTTGAGAGCTCCAAGAGGAAATAGGAACGAAGCTGGGATCTGTTTCTCCTCCAATGCTACCAAGCGACATAGCAGAGAAATCTGAAGAACACTTGAATTCGTTCATCTGAAACATTACAAGGCAAACGAATCTTTAGAactgaaagaaaagaagatctaTTCAAATCTGTGTCTACAGaagaatcaaaacaaataaagaaacgAACCCAAGTTGGTGCATTTGAAGATTGGTTGTCCCATCCGATATGGGCTACATGCTTAACATCTGTTGGGTACCCAATCTCCATCTCATGCTCCTCCTTGACAACTGCGCAACATCATGAACCCATATACCATTACTCCTGTTCAACAAATTTTCACCCAGaaaagggggggagagagagagagagagagagagagagagagagagagagagaaagagaagagttTTCATGTTTGAAGGAGCGTTACCGAATATCTGGGAGATGTATTTGAACCCTTTATAGATCCCTTTGATCTTGGTCGCCATGGTGGTGctttccaacccaaaaaaaaaaaaaaaaaacacaccttcagccttcagagagagagaaacaagaccaggacaagagagaaagagatggatttATGGAGTGGGGTTCTAGGAGGCCTTGTACAGAAGGTTTTTCAATAAAAGGAAAGTGTTTCTATCTGTGCTGGCTTTCCTCGAACACATTAAATGCATTAAATACGAAGCCAACACATCATAAACCTCCACCCCATTAATGAGAAGGGTCAGCCAGAAATGATCTGTACCTTTAcaagagaagaagcagaagaagaagaagatgttaaAAATTTAAATCCTGGGTATAGATTAGAAGGTTTGAAGAAActcaagaaagaagagaagcttCACCTGCGCAGACACCCATCAAGATCCATCGTCCCCATTcatcaacaaattttttttcccttccagATACTGGGAATGACACCTTTTTCCCCTGTTCTTTCTTGTTTGAGATAGGCTTAGATTAGGAAAAAAAGACAACCCATCATCGTGGGAGACACATGAGATTGAGAAAACAGGTAAATatgaggaggggagagagagagagaaaaccaagGTGGAGAACCACGAAAACCTCCCAAACAGATGAGAAGAAAAGTTTTTatagtgggagagagaaaagctGCGTAGAGAGTCTGAAAGGAGAaggtgtgagtgtgtgtgactctttttttaatatggttttgtttggtttgagGGAACGAATTAACTGTAACATGTAGAGAGATGTGTTTAGTTTAGGCAATGCCGCATTGGTGCAAGAGCGACAATATCTATGTCCTTCTGTCTCTTCCCCTTCCTATTCTAAAGAAAGTACAGAGGGGCATTGTCGTCAAATCTTCCAGCATAAAAGCTGAAAAGACGTGAGCTTTGTTGATTTGGGCCGTTTTGGCACTTTGGCTGCTAGGTGAATGACGAAAATACCCTTATGGTGTTTTAGGGGAGACTGATTAATCAGAAAATCTAGTAAAGTTTAAGCAACTTATAAGTAAAAACACTCTTGTAGCTCTCATGActttgtaggttttttttttttacaaaaaaaaaactcatgacTTTGTAAGCTGATTTAGACTTGGAGATGCGCAATGGGGCCGTGCAGGGatcaatttggctctcctctagccgtggcgggagttggagggtccagcccagTAAAACAAGGGTGGTTTACAGGTGGGACCCAAGTGCGCTCcttatgaaatgaccaaactcccctatttttagttttttttgcTAGACTAGACCCTCTAGCTCCCGTCACGGCTGAAGGAGAGCCAGATCCTAAAGGGATGCACTGACTTTGGGATTTGGCTcttgtcctgcagtggcgggagctgga encodes:
- the LOC122640922 gene encoding CRIB domain-containing protein RIC10; protein product: MATKIKGIYKGFKYISQIFVVKEEHEMEIGYPTDVKHVAHIGWDNQSSNAPTWMNEFKCSSDFSAMSLGSIGGETDPSFVPISSWSSQDFDQSMVRQPSSEMFNDAAPKDLPKAPKKHKRKKTKSTSSPKSVSSSRGSRASKPSFSTTVTEMETTPNSQGLLH